TACTTGCTTAATTATGGAACAGAATCATTAAGGTGATATCCTTttgatgtttttttaattttttaatttttttttttttgagtatatGTAGAATTTCTTCAAGTTGATCTTGTTAATTAGGCAGCTATTCTTGTTCATGCACCTTATTGtctgagatatatatatatatatatatatatatatatatatatatatatatatatataaaacatagGATTCGGAGTTCTTGTGATGCATAGGAGATCAtagaataaataataattttagttGATCAATGTTTTGAATACGTGGATACCTGACGTAATGATATTGAAATTTAACCATTTTGGTTGGACATCAATTTTTGTCTTGGCATACCTCGCCTcctcaatatattttttttattgagaaAGTAATGGCACATGTTTAATCAACTCCTCCGTACTATTGATTATTACATGGAGGGACTGAATGATGTCCAGTTGATTAAAAGACTAAAATAAGCTATCAATTTTTTATGAATATATatgttaagaaaaaaaaacaatcttTTTATTCTTTAGCCGtcagttaaaattaatttcacaatttatttttgtttatataaTTTAAGGAATAATtagtataattatttttttactaaTGTTTAATTCCCAACGAAGTTTGTATTTGTACAAGTGGCTGATGTTaagattaatttttaatgaatagaaAATGTTTTATTGGGTATCCTATCTCATATTAGGATAAAATGTTTTCTATGATTAATTTATCTATATCTTGTCGTGGAATTAATAATACTGGATTATTTAAggataaataatattatattttattctaataTTCAATTCAGACCTTGAATCAATTTTTAATTACGGCTAAGTGTAGAATTAGTTTTTTCAATAGAAAGACAATTCTAGAATATTAGATGCGGAGTCAGGAGTGATGAGTTTGTACTACTGGATTTACTTTAgtagataataaaaaatttctttaagatcgaactgcttactgattaattaattaaaagagcTGAATACTCTATAATTCACCTTTGATTAATTAGTTAACAGAGTTGAATATATGAATTCTATATATAATCATTGTTGGGTTCTTTTGTATTAGTATCTATCTATTTTTTTCaccttaaaaataattatttttattgttattgtgaAATTCTTATTGTTGAGTTCTTGGATGTTGGAGTTATCTGAATCATAAGTTTGATTGAAGCAACAACAAAATATAATACGACAAGACTTAAAACCTTGATAGAGATTTGAAGAATCTTTActttactttgtttttttttttaaaaaaattctttattatctttttttaccTTGGGAATTTGTGTGTTTGTACGTTTTTAACTTTGCCCTTGTACTTTTTTTATTCCTCTTTTAAGACGTGActtaaattaaaaggattaaaGCTGAAAGAACAACAactgtattttaaaaatatatttaagtgccatagaaaataaagaaaaagattaaAGAAATGGTGCGATTTATTTAGGGCTTTTATTTTGTATAAGTTGACATCCGATAATTAAATCTGTGCCCGACTAATAGATGAGCTAACCATAGCCCCTATATCGGAGGGCTATTTAGGACTTTTATTAATTATACAAatcaatcataattaataaaaaaataattaatcaggtcaaatttaaaattatctataaaaataattaatcaaattaagcaacatccaacataaaaaattaatatgataaaaaaagatttattttttcaatttctcTATCAATCTATCTAGATTATTAATATAGAAgagataaattatatatatatatatatatatataaattcttaGTACAGTGACTAAGACGGAGAGGTTgccatattaaatttttttattttttatttgttaaGGCGAGTGCAGCAGTTAGACACAACAAATCCATCACAATTTAAAGATGAACGAGCTAAAGACGCTAAGGCAACGCCGCCACCAAATTTGACCGGCACGTGGATCAATGTAATGCGTAATCTATTTCAATATGAAAGAAACCCACTAGATTTGGGAGAGCTAGATCTTTTGAAGAATAATGGAGGAATATTCCGGCGAGGTTAAGCCCCACGCCCTCTTCGTGGCTATCCCCTTCCAAGGCCACTTCACGCCCTCCGCCAACCTCGCCGTCCTGCTCGCCGCCCGGGGTTTCATCGTCACCTTCGTCACCACCGAAGCCTTCCACCAGCAGATCCTCGCCTCCAGCGTCACCGGCGCCGATGTCTTCGCCGGCGCTCGCTCTCGCGGCCTCGACATCCGCCACGAGCTCGTCAGCGACGGCCGCCTCCAGTCCCCCGCCAAAGACGAGCGGCCACTCCACAACCTGGCCTTCTCCCTTCTCCACCTCATGTCCCCCCACGTCGAGCAGCTGATAATGAAGCTCTCAGCCGGCGGCGACAGAGATACCCCCGTCGACGTACTCGTCGCCGACTCCTACTTCGTGTGGCCCTCCACCTTGGCCAAGCGCTTCGGGATCCCCTACGTCTCCTTCTGGACCGAGCCGGCCCTCGTCTTCTCCCTCTTCTACCACCTTCCCCTGCTCCTGCCACCGCCGGAGGACCGCACCGCAACCATCACCCGCGTGGGCCGTATCCCCGGCGTGCCGGCGATCGAGCCGAGAGACCTCGTCTCCTTCTTCCACACCCCCGAGTCCTCGTCGCTGACGCTCCAAATGATCGGGAAGGCGTTCGAGGAGGCGAAGGCTGCCGACTTCGTGCTCTGCAACACCGTCGAGGAGCTCGAAGCCGGCACCGTTGCGGCGCTGCAAGAATACTACTCCGGCGCCCGTTTCTACTCCATCGGCCCCATCACGGACTTCTCCGGCGGCGCAATCTCAACGAGCATCTTCCCCGCGTCGGACAGCTCCCGGTGGCTGGACGCGATGCCGCCGCGCTCAGTGCTCTACATCTCTTTCGGCAGCGCAGTCCAAGTGAGCAAAAGGTGTCGCCCTTTGGAATTCTATATAATATGAGATAATTAGCGGGTTTCTGAGCAATCCTTATTTCTCAAAAGGGATTTGAATGAGATCGCCGGCGGCGTGTTAAGCAGCGGAGTCAGATTCCTGTGGGTGCTTCGGCATGGATCAGAGCAGCTCCCGGAGGGATTCGAGGAGGCGAGCCGCGGGCGGGGATTGGTGGTGCCGTGGTGCCGGCAGAGGGAGGTGCTGCTCCACCCGGCGGTGGGCGGGTTCTTGACGCACTGCGGTTGGAACTCGGTGTTGGAGAGCATGTGGTGCGGCGTGCCGATGCTCTGCTTCCCTCAGGCGGCGGACCAGCCGACGAACAGGAAGCTGGTGGTGGAGGTGAGGGCGGGAATCGATATCGGCGGCGCCGGTGAGGTCGTCAGGGCGGAGGTGGCGAAGGCGATCGATGGATTGATGGGCGGCGAGGTGGGAGGTGAGGTGAGGAGGGAGATGGAGAGGGTGAGGAAGGTTTTGGTGAGTGCAGTGGCTCCAGACGGTTCATCTTCCAGGAACATCACTCGGTTTGTCGAAGAACTGACCAGAGACTTGTCGGAGAAGAAGATTCGGAGTTAGCCTATGTCAGCTGCGGGATCCATTTCTTTCATTACTGCTATATTCTTATATTGATTTCACTATTTGAATTTAGAAGATATTGTCCACTTTTATTTTTCAATATTCTTGATGCTGGCATTTCAGAGATTTCAagaaataaaaatcattttaaagggTACATTTAGTTGAGGAGGTTAtccttataatcttaattattcttttaagattatcaattaaaatcttatttaatttaAGTAATTGATGATTCCATTCAACCCAACACGTAGACACAAAAAGGAACATataatctaaaataaaaaatattaaaaaaaggtAAGATTTATCTTGAttctcaattaatttttttttttcagatataTCCTTAATatttatacataaaaatattcttaaaatttttataacaaaaatattattttaaattataaaaactaaataaaaaataaaaatatgtgttattttattaaaaaataaaataatatttttaaaaatattatatatataaagttacaaaaatactaaaaaaatgtAAAGTTATAAAAAACCATAAaaagaatattaaaatttaataaaatataaaattaagttataaattaaaaccttcaaataaataaataaattatattagaatcaaataatattaaattatattttatttttcataaccttggttataaccaaaattatacataataatttaaattaaacacaCTACAAGGAAACAGCTCAGATTAACAAGATTACCAGAACAGGTTTAGGAAAGCAGCAATGGGCAATGGATTGCTACTGCTTAACGAAGGACATAACCCAGATCCACCTTGGAGTTCGATGATTCAACTGCAAGAAAATTCAGAAAGCGACCACCTAAGTAACTCAGGCTTGGCCCTACAATAACTCCAAGTTCTACCACATAAACTCAGTGAGGTTGGGCCAGCTAAGCTTCTTCAGCATAGGCTGGTTCGAGGATTTCAGACTCAGCATCCTGCACCTCCTTCTcggttttctttcctttcttgcaTTTGTAGTAGACGCCCATGAATGTCCCTACCGCCCCATATTTTTGCCGACAGTGCTCGTAGTGGGAACCATCAAACATCCGCCAAAAGTTCTTCTCCGTGAGCTCGGAGACAGAGTACTGAGGCTGGAAACCATGGTTCTGAATCAGCCACTGTTCGAGATTGCGAACTGCTTGTGCACCATCGAACTCTTCACCCCTGAGAACTGGACCTGGAGCATAGTACAGACCGATGTCGGTAAACATTTGGGCGTAGCTAGTGTCGCCTTGTCGGTGATGATGATCAAATCCTGGCTCCGGGTACACCATAGTTCTAACTGGAAGCTTGAACAATCGATGAGGGCAGAACCATATCGGATAGACCTGACAAGAAAAGAAAGTGTTAATAACTCTAGAATAGAATTTTCATGACACTGGCTGAACTTAAAAAGTGTTTGAAGCACAAGGTTTCGAATATTAATCCTTGAATCCTTTAATATATAAAAAAGCCTAGATTATGTTAAGATTTGTGCAAGAACAAATTCCAAACTAGCAAATTTATTTATAACGATTAGCAAGGGAAGCGTAGATATATACCTCCATTTCACGATGAACATACTCGAAAGTATCTCCAACTTTGTACAGAGGAACCAAGAGATCCTGGATGACATGATGATCGTGGTAGTAATTTCTAATAGCGTCACCTTGGGTGGCCTTGAGGAAAGAAACCTTAGGAGGCATTATCCAGCCCAAAAGAAATCTGAACCACCATTGGTCAGCGAATGGCAAGATGAGCTTACCTTCCCAATACAAAGATCTTGTGTGCCTGTGGTAATACTCTCTAGTGGGAATATACTCAACAAACTCACCCCTCTTAAGAGCAGTCTGCGCGTGCTgataaaaccaagttttaaaccACCAGCCTATGTTGTTAATAGCATTGCCCTTCTTTTTAGCTTCTTCTGTCGATGCATACCTGCCGGTCATGAGCACAGACTCAGTTGGATTATAGATCATTCCCTCGACAAAGTCAGGAACCTTTGCTGGATCTCCGTCTCTGGGCGCAAACGAATCAGCATAAGCCTGAGCAATTTCCTTTAGCTTTCCTCTGAAAGGAGTATAGGTAACCCTCATATATTCCTTAATAGGTATTAATTTTATCTCTGCAGAAACTAAGAGGCCCAAGGTTCCTTGAGACCAAGGAATCCCATAGAAAAGATCCGAGTACTCGTTGTCCTTGGTGCACCTCACAACTTGGCCATTGGCAAGCACAACTTCCATGGCAACAACTGTATCAGAAAAGAGACCGTATATGTGTGAGCTCCCCTCGACTCCATATCCATTGATAAGTCCTCCTACAGTGAGATCATCAAGCTCGGCAACCACTGCTAGTGCAAGGTTCATGGGAACTGTATATCTAGTAATCTGACCCATGTTAACCAGAGGCTCCACCTTAGCAATCATCCTCTCTTTATCAATCTCGAGTATATTTCTAAAAGCAGAGAGATCGACCTCAAAATGCCGTGCACGTTTGTAGTCGACATTACGCATGCCGACAGCAATATATGGTTTCCTTGCTGTGCACACAAGTCCATCTTTCTTGGGATCTCTCTGCTTGAGCCGATTCACAACTTTCTTTACATCTTCATCATGTTGTTTCTGGCGACGCTTTTCCGATTTCATAGCAGATTTCACGTCACCAAGATACAAACTGAAGTACATTAAGAACGAAGCTGGCAGCACAACAAAAATGACAACTATCCATCTGAACTGAACCAGATAGTCCACCCAAATTTTCTTTCGCTTGGGCGGTACGAGAGGTTTCTGCAAATCAGGCATGATTTGCACCTGCATTTGACAAGGAGAAAGCATATTAACAAGCATTTCAGCTTCTTGTCTCGTTGacaatatattaagaaatatgtGAGCCCAAGAGTTGATAAGATATAAAACAACATTCAGAATAACCACTTGTAAGAATGGAGAGTAGCTCGAGTATCAGAGAAGTGTGAACTCCCCTTCAACTAGACTAGCCATTAATGAACAATAGTTTTGATCTCACATAATCACTTTTTCTGATAAACATTTCCAAAATTTGAGGCAAACAAAGAACTAAAAACAGGTGCAGGCAGAATATAATATTTGCAATAGTACGCGCTATGGAAGTCCCAAGATAGTGACATGGAAATACACCATTCGAATCATATAAATTAATGGAGTAGAAAAAGGTGGATAGTAAAGAGTTAACATGGATCATGTGTTTCAAATGCTAAAATCATGCAAAAACTTCTATACAAGTAAAAGATAGGAAATCAAACAGTGCTTCAAACTCTAATTGGTTGGTTACTCTGAAGGCATTTGCAATGTGATAGAACATTATATATTAAGATTCTCCCCATTAAACAAAATCGATGAACACGTAGGAAGTCGATGCATGTTAAATACAATACACTCGTGACTTATTGGTTGAGACAACAACGACACTTGCAGGTCATATGCTCCATACAGCGGAGTGCTGATTGCACAAATTGCATGTTTCTAGGGCAAGGAAACATGTGCTTACAATTTAGATTAGTTAGAGCATCCTTCAGAGCACACCATTGTGACGTGGATGAGCAAGGAGCTCCCTCCTTCGGTGTTATCGAGGATGCGGAGCcgcttctttaattttttttaattattaaaatgattttatttttttatatttgtaaAAAAACAAACGAAACCTTGCACAATGGCTAACAAAGTAGTCGTTGCACGACGGTTAATTTGTTAACCATTTTTaacaataaaattttaattatttaaaaaaaatctataaggtGACCTTTGGTTCTTTTCTAGAAATCAGAATCGGAATCGgaatataaatgataatattgTGAATAGGAATGGGTATTGAGCATAagtattacttttaaaaataatatttgattagttgaatattttctatcgaaatgaatcaaaatatctttttttttacctttagaggaaaataagagaaaaaaaaaattaaatgtaagAGAAAGCTGAATGTGAAAGAAAAAGATAGAGAacgtgtgatgagagagaaagtatgactgGAGAGAATAAGTagagagaaattgtgatgagagagaaagtatgatgagagagaatgaagagaggaaaagtgtgatgagaaaaatacggagagagagtgtgatgggagagattgggTAAGAGAAAGTATGATCAGAAAGAAAGCATGattagagagaaagtgtgataagagagaaagtgagaagagaaaaagtatgataagagaaattgaggagagaaacagtatgatgagagaaaaagtgtgatgagagagaaagtatgatggaagagaatgaagagagtgtgtgtgatgagagagagtgtaatgggagagattaaggagagaaaaagtatgataacaaaaaaaacataatgagagaggatgaggagagaaaaagtatgatgagagggaATGAAAAGAGAGatagtatgatgagagaaaataaggagagagtgtCTGATGGAAGAGAATGCATGATGAGAGATACCCTGTAAATAAACTAAATGTTCATGAACAAggttggtgttcggcttggtaaaagCTTGTTTacattcgttcaatatacacaagatcaattaaataaacaagcttgaacaactcattaaactaaacaaacaagcttgaacacatatgtgttcaactagttaatattcgtgaacattgttcgtgaataatattcacgaaccatgttcattaataaaactcttatcaatatgctaaataaataaaaaaataaaataaaataaacaaataagattgaattatcaaactcaataactaatcaaacaaataaaagtttcaaacaatcaaacgaacttgaattgagagttcgataatatttaaacgaactaagctcgaaccaagttcaagctaagcttgaattgagagttcaataacatctaaacaaaccaaactcaagtcaaccttcaaacaaactcaagctcataaaaaataaactaagtcaaacttgaacaatcatttcaaaggcttggttcattttaagctcgactcagcttggttactttatcaaacaagcttgaacaccacaAAGCTCAGCTcgacttttcaaaatatttcatatgCTCAACAATATCCTCTAAATTTCCCAAATTcccaaagttctcaaaatatTTCGATGAATCTAAGTAATGCAACCCCAACTCCATTTGGTATGTATTCACCCCAAGATTGGTCAGCCATGGACAATCAATTTCGGACACCTTCTCTACCTTACATATTTTCTCCTCCTTAACCATCAGTCATGCTTTCAAATGAATCAAGAAGGGCTACTACCAATATTTCTATCAGCGACAAAGAATCTCTAATGTCATCATCTATTTCAACAACTCAGTGGCCACCATACTCATATCACAAGAAGAGCGTGAAGTTGAACCGGAGAAAAAAGATTCAAAACGAAGATTTGGGTCTCTCAATGGAGATGTGATCCTTATAAAGTCATGGTAATGACTAGAAGGATTAAGTTTTTTGAAAACGTATAGCTGATTACTATAACAAGCATCGACCTACTGGAACTTTGACAAGAAGCTATCAGCAactaaaatcatattattataagTTTGTGCCGATGGTAAATAAATTTTTTGcaacttataataatttttatacttgtcGTCAAAGAGGTTGGAGTGACAAGCATGTGTTGGAAAACGCATTGAACATGTAGAaagccaacaacaataacaaaGACTTCAAGTATATTTATGTGTAGAGGGTTCTCAAAGAGTATGAGAAATATACTCCACAATCAGTTACTCATTATTCTAGCAAGAAGGCAAGGACATTTGAATAGGGGGAAACACTTCAACATCAAATCCAAATACGAGTGTTGATGTGGATGACTCTGAAGTCCGCATTTGTCCAATATGACAAAAGGCAGCAAAGAGGAAGGACAAATCCAAAGTTCGAGAGGGCGACACAATGGAACAAAACATCGATAAAAAATGATAAGATATTAAAGAATATTAAATACAAAAAATGATTTTGCAAAAAGTTGAGATCTTTCATAAAGATACTAGTGAGATGACAATCGAACAACTTAATATACATGAGAAAATggttggaaaaaaataaaaaagagaagtggtgtttaaatttatttgtatatattattataatttatgtctTTTTATAATAATTTGTATGTATcataatatttatgtaatttttaaaaatattttttaatattattacatgttagtaatttataaatttaaattttataaaaattcaattaTATATAAGATAAAATACAAAGGAGAGATAAGAAATCTTTACTTTTGATGTGGCGTGGATGCCCTTATATGAACAATTATTTTGACAGATCTGCTATAAAACTTCCTGACTTGCATCAAACGAAATAGGAACTAATTCAGGTACTTTCAAaaccatattaaaaaaaatacacaaatagtGTTCACATCGTGAGATAAACAAGTAAACCTATACTAGTAAGTACCGATCAATGATCAATAACTAACTCATCATTCAACATGCACACTTAAACGTCGACAAAAGTTAGAGAAaacattgaaaataaaagaaaacaatacgGATCTTGCAAGTATACTCTAGATCTATGCAGTGTCGTGGTTCATCAGAAGTAAAATGAGTGGCAACAACAAGCCAGTAAAAGAGAACATATAAATGGCCACAACCACAGTGGATCAACGAGGTACTCAATGATCCATAAATTTTTAGACCTACCAAAAAACCCGAAAACGCTACTATATTTATTTGTCTTCACATCAACGGACGGGCAAGAAAGCAAAAGTAATAGCAAAATAATAACAAACACAGCAGATTAGATAAGAACAGACGCCGATGCCAAAAGCAACAGCAGAACCtaaaaaaacctaaaaaaaaaaaaaaacttgattcgCTTTAACAAGTGAAATGTAAGAAAGAAGTAGCAGAGATCCATAAACACACAGAAAACTGGGGAAAGAAAAACTCATCCAAAATCGAAAGCAAATCATAGA
This region of Zingiber officinale cultivar Zhangliang chromosome 9A, Zo_v1.1, whole genome shotgun sequence genomic DNA includes:
- the LOC122021864 gene encoding UDP-glycosyltransferase 86A2-like; this encodes MEEYSGEVKPHALFVAIPFQGHFTPSANLAVLLAARGFIVTFVTTEAFHQQILASSVTGADVFAGARSRGLDIRHELVSDGRLQSPAKDERPLHNLAFSLLHLMSPHVEQLIMKLSAGGDRDTPVDVLVADSYFVWPSTLAKRFGIPYVSFWTEPALVFSLFYHLPLLLPPPEDRTATITRVGRIPGVPAIEPRDLVSFFHTPESSSLTLQMIGKAFEEAKAADFVLCNTVEELEAGTVAALQEYYSGARFYSIGPITDFSGGAISTSIFPASDSSRWLDAMPPRSVLYISFGSAVQVSKRDLNEIAGGVLSSGVRFLWVLRHGSEQLPEGFEEASRGRGLVVPWCRQREVLLHPAVGGFLTHCGWNSVLESMWCGVPMLCFPQAADQPTNRKLVVEVRAGIDIGGAGEVVRAEVAKAIDGLMGGEVGGEVRREMERVRKVLVSAVAPDGSSSRNITRFVEELTRDLSEKKIRS
- the LOC122020729 gene encoding delta(24)-sterol reductase-like, whose protein sequence is MPDLQKPLVPPKRKKIWVDYLVQFRWIVVIFVVLPASFLMYFSLYLGDVKSAMKSEKRRQKQHDEDVKKVVNRLKQRDPKKDGLVCTARKPYIAVGMRNVDYKRARHFEVDLSAFRNILEIDKERMIAKVEPLVNMGQITRYTVPMNLALAVVAELDDLTVGGLINGYGVEGSSHIYGLFSDTVVAMEVVLANGQVVRCTKDNEYSDLFYGIPWSQGTLGLLVSAEIKLIPIKEYMRVTYTPFRGKLKEIAQAYADSFAPRDGDPAKVPDFVEGMIYNPTESVLMTGRYASTEEAKKKGNAINNIGWWFKTWFYQHAQTALKRGEFVEYIPTREYYHRHTRSLYWEGKLILPFADQWWFRFLLGWIMPPKVSFLKATQGDAIRNYYHDHHVIQDLLVPLYKVGDTFEYVHREMEVYPIWFCPHRLFKLPVRTMVYPEPGFDHHHRQGDTSYAQMFTDIGLYYAPGPVLRGEEFDGAQAVRNLEQWLIQNHGFQPQYSVSELTEKNFWRMFDGSHYEHCRQKYGAVGTFMGVYYKCKKGKKTEKEVQDAESEILEPAYAEEA